A portion of the Acidisoma sp. PAMC 29798 genome contains these proteins:
- a CDS encoding ABC transporter ATP-binding protein codes for MTTDGAALACHDLTIRFGEVMALSDVTLSLAPARIHAVCGQNGAGKTSFARACAGLIAPSGGAISIGGKKLTAGNSAAARAAGVQLVHQSFALPPSFTIAEAMEFGLTGRTGAMFTQRGLRARWAEHLRALGVDAAPSARIRDLPVETQQAVEIARALAGEARVLILDEPTAVLAPGAAEALFARLRRLRDSGVTILIILHKIREVLAVADTVTVLRGGKLVAGPEEAAAVTADGLARSIIGTGAVAPEGQEDLAALVGTAMPHGTAHRPASAKAVMTLTGVTTRKGEDGQHLEDIDLTIGAGEILGIAGVEGNGQRPLVEAIAGLIALSQGAVTLDGADMTAVPLAERRRRGLRIIPFERNTEGLSLSSPLWENFSARRLLERSALSLIDPAQLRREARTAFANWDVRFATVDHPARSLSGGNAQKVILSREVDDAARLIVLAQPTRGLDLGATAFVWHAMRQARARGLGLILISSDLDELFDISDRVVVMQGGRIAGHFAPPYDLSAVGRAMVGAQA; via the coding sequence TTGACCACAGACGGCGCGGCCCTCGCCTGCCATGACCTCACCATCCGCTTCGGGGAGGTCATGGCCCTCAGCGATGTCACGCTGTCCTTGGCCCCGGCCCGCATCCATGCCGTTTGCGGCCAGAACGGCGCGGGCAAGACGAGTTTCGCCCGGGCCTGCGCCGGACTGATCGCGCCTTCCGGCGGGGCGATCAGCATCGGGGGCAAAAAGTTGACAGCCGGCAACTCGGCCGCCGCACGCGCCGCCGGGGTGCAACTGGTGCATCAAAGCTTCGCCCTGCCGCCCTCCTTCACGATCGCCGAAGCGATGGAGTTCGGCCTCACCGGCCGCACGGGCGCGATGTTCACGCAGCGGGGCCTACGTGCGCGCTGGGCCGAGCACCTCCGCGCGCTTGGCGTGGACGCCGCACCCTCCGCGCGTATCCGGGACTTGCCCGTCGAGACTCAGCAGGCGGTGGAAATCGCCCGCGCCCTGGCGGGGGAAGCACGCGTCCTGATCCTGGATGAGCCGACCGCCGTGCTGGCGCCCGGCGCCGCCGAGGCCCTGTTCGCGCGGCTGCGACGGTTGCGCGACAGCGGCGTGACAATCCTGATTATTCTGCACAAGATCCGCGAAGTGCTGGCGGTCGCCGATACCGTGACGGTTCTGCGCGGCGGCAAGCTGGTCGCCGGGCCGGAGGAGGCTGCGGCTGTGACGGCGGACGGGCTTGCCCGGTCGATCATCGGTACGGGAGCGGTCGCCCCCGAGGGGCAAGAAGATCTGGCCGCGCTGGTCGGCACAGCAATGCCGCATGGCACGGCGCATCGTCCCGCCTCCGCAAAGGCGGTGATGACCCTGACCGGCGTCACCACCCGCAAAGGTGAGGACGGCCAGCATCTGGAGGACATCGACCTCACAATCGGTGCTGGCGAAATCCTCGGCATCGCTGGCGTTGAAGGCAACGGCCAGCGACCGCTGGTCGAGGCCATTGCCGGCCTGATCGCTCTGTCGCAGGGCGCAGTGACGCTGGACGGCGCGGATATGACCGCCGTTCCGCTGGCCGAACGCCGGCGGCGGGGCCTGCGCATCATTCCCTTCGAGCGCAATACCGAGGGGCTGAGCCTGTCGAGCCCGCTTTGGGAAAATTTCTCGGCGCGCCGGTTGCTGGAGCGTTCGGCGCTGTCGCTGATCGATCCCGCACAATTGCGGCGGGAGGCGCGCACCGCCTTTGCGAATTGGGACGTGCGCTTCGCGACCGTCGATCATCCGGCCCGTTCCCTGTCCGGGGGCAACGCCCAGAAGGTCATCCTGTCGCGCGAAGTGGATGACGCCGCGCGGCTGATTGTGCTCGCGCAGCCGACGCGGGGCCTCGACCTCGGCGCCACCGCCTTCGTGTGGCATGCCATGCGCCAGGCGCGGGCGCGTGGCCTCGGCCTGATCCTGATTTCCTCGGATCTCGACGAGCTGTTCGACATCAGCGACCGCGTGGTGGTGATGCAAGGCGGCCGTATCGCGGGCCATTTCGCGCCGCCCTACGATCTCAGCGCCGTTGGCCGCGCCATGGTCGGGGCGCAGGCGTGA
- a CDS encoding ABC transporter permease: protein MRARLLAVGRAVAFVALALVLCGVLFEAAGFSAPDMFASILDGAFLSDGALLHDLRWACPLFISATGVVIAFRCGYFNVGTQGQFYLGAIGAAVAVAVMPGLPTILVIVVALLAGMLFGALWAFWPGWLRIHSGTDEVITTLMGNFIAILLLIWVTSGPLKDPSGSGQVTASLPVPMADRISDDGGVSALILGITIAVGIAAWVLVNRTAFGVLGGLAGRNPIMVTWQGARLSRLGLGAFMLSGATAGLAGAMEVLGPDGRLVSGFSPTHGFTAVLIGLVANLSVSGSVIAALFFGGLASASLYLPVIAGLPAAAIDIINAAIALFITSRAWPSRFRFRRATR, encoded by the coding sequence GTGAGAGCGCGGCTGCTCGCCGTCGGACGCGCCGTCGCCTTCGTGGCGCTGGCCCTGGTGCTATGCGGCGTCCTGTTCGAAGCCGCCGGCTTTTCGGCGCCGGATATGTTCGCGAGCATCCTGGATGGCGCCTTCCTGTCGGACGGCGCGCTGTTGCATGATCTGCGCTGGGCCTGCCCGCTGTTCATTTCGGCGACCGGCGTCGTGATCGCCTTTCGCTGCGGCTATTTCAATGTCGGCACACAGGGGCAGTTCTACCTCGGCGCGATCGGCGCGGCGGTGGCGGTGGCGGTCATGCCCGGCCTGCCCACGATCCTGGTGATCGTGGTCGCCCTGCTGGCCGGGATGCTGTTCGGCGCGCTCTGGGCCTTCTGGCCGGGCTGGCTGCGCATCCACTCGGGGACCGATGAGGTCATCACCACGCTGATGGGCAATTTCATCGCCATCCTGTTGCTGATCTGGGTGACGAGCGGCCCGCTCAAGGACCCTTCGGGCAGCGGGCAGGTCACGGCGAGCCTGCCCGTGCCGATGGCCGATCGCATCAGCGACGATGGCGGCGTCTCGGCCCTTATCCTGGGCATCACCATCGCGGTTGGCATCGCCGCCTGGGTGCTGGTGAACCGCACGGCCTTCGGCGTGCTCGGCGGCCTTGCGGGGCGCAACCCGATCATGGTGACCTGGCAGGGGGCGCGCCTGTCCCGCCTCGGGCTCGGCGCCTTCATGCTCAGCGGCGCCACGGCCGGCCTTGCCGGTGCGATGGAAGTCTTGGGGCCAGACGGGCGGCTGGTCAGCGGCTTTTCCCCTACGCATGGCTTCACCGCCGTGCTGATCGGCCTGGTCGCCAATCTATCCGTAAGTGGCAGCGTCATCGCGGCCCTGTTCTTCGGCGGCCTCGCCTCCGCCAGTCTTTACCTGCCCGTCATTGCCGGGCTCCCCGCCGCCGCGATCGACATCATCAACGCCGCTATCGCCCTGTTCATTACCTCCCGCGCCTGGCCCAGCCGGTTCCGCTTCCGGCGGGCGACGCGATGA
- a CDS encoding ABC transporter permease: MIDLIVAVLREATPMIYVAMAGVLAQRAGVWNLGLEGLMITGACAAVVLTEQTGSVALGLLGAVGTCVILSALLWLVIEKLRANPIIAGLGLTGLGLGGTDLAVQAIYGSEGAVTAPAGIPTLGPGFGPFAVLDLLVVAMPVVVFALWVLLRRTRFGLRLAACGEHPFAARSVGADPARMRLIALLLGGALAGLGGAELSLGGLQIFSVGMTAGRGFMAFAAVIFGAGHPVGATFAALFFALVEYLGIKAQLVFGERAPRDFVLMLPYIATVLGVWISARLRGGVPLSSVEMRDG; the protein is encoded by the coding sequence ATGATCGACCTCATCGTCGCCGTGCTGCGGGAAGCGACCCCCATGATCTATGTCGCCATGGCGGGCGTCCTGGCCCAGCGCGCCGGGGTATGGAACCTCGGTCTGGAGGGGCTGATGATCACCGGCGCCTGCGCGGCGGTGGTGCTGACCGAGCAGACGGGGTCCGTCGCGCTTGGCCTGCTCGGCGCCGTGGGGACATGCGTAATCCTGTCGGCCCTGCTGTGGCTGGTGATCGAGAAGCTGCGTGCCAACCCGATCATCGCCGGCCTTGGCCTCACCGGCCTCGGGCTTGGGGGCACTGATCTCGCGGTGCAGGCGATCTATGGCAGTGAGGGCGCAGTGACGGCGCCGGCCGGCATCCCGACGCTCGGGCCGGGTTTCGGCCCCTTCGCGGTGCTCGACCTGCTGGTCGTCGCGATGCCTGTCGTGGTCTTCGCCCTTTGGGTGCTGCTGCGACGAACCCGGTTCGGGCTGCGCCTGGCGGCCTGCGGGGAACATCCGTTTGCGGCCCGCAGCGTCGGCGCCGATCCGGCACGGATGCGCCTGATCGCGCTCCTGCTCGGCGGCGCGCTGGCGGGGCTCGGCGGGGCGGAACTGTCCCTCGGCGGTTTGCAGATTTTCAGCGTGGGCATGACGGCGGGACGTGGCTTCATGGCCTTCGCAGCGGTGATCTTTGGCGCCGGCCATCCCGTCGGCGCCACCTTCGCTGCACTGTTCTTCGCCCTGGTCGAGTATCTCGGCATCAAGGCGCAACTGGTGTTCGGTGAGCGTGCGCCACGGGATTTCGTGCTCATGCTGCCTTATATCGCGACCGTCCTCGGCGTATGGATCAGCGCGCGCCTGCGCGGCGGTGTG